A portion of the Streptococcus sp. Marseille-Q6470 genome contains these proteins:
- a CDS encoding VIT family protein, with product MSEITHEIDSNFAGRLNILRAGVLGANDGIISIAGVVIGVASATSNIWIIFLSGLAAILAGAFSMAGGEYVSVSTQKDTEEAAVAREQLLLDKDVEAAKKSLYAAYLQNGECETSAQLLVNKAFLKNPLKALVEEKYGIEYEEFTNPWHAAASSFIAFILGSLPPMLSITIFPSDYRIPATVFIVAISLLITGYTSAKLGKAPTKTAMIRNLCIGLLTMGVTYLLGQLFSI from the coding sequence ATGTCAGAAATTACACATGAAATTGATTCAAACTTCGCTGGTCGTTTAAATATTTTACGTGCTGGTGTGCTCGGAGCCAATGACGGGATCATTTCCATCGCTGGAGTTGTTATCGGGGTTGCCAGTGCAACCAGTAATATCTGGATAATCTTTCTTTCAGGTTTGGCTGCCATCTTAGCGGGTGCCTTCTCTATGGCTGGAGGTGAATATGTTTCAGTATCCACTCAAAAAGACACTGAAGAAGCCGCTGTAGCTCGAGAGCAATTACTTTTGGATAAGGATGTCGAGGCTGCAAAGAAATCTCTTTATGCTGCTTATCTTCAAAATGGTGAGTGTGAAACTTCAGCTCAACTTTTAGTCAATAAAGCTTTTCTTAAAAATCCACTTAAAGCCTTAGTTGAAGAAAAATACGGAATCGAGTATGAAGAGTTTACAAATCCTTGGCATGCTGCCGCATCTAGCTTTATTGCATTCATACTTGGTAGCCTACCACCAATGCTTTCCATTACCATCTTTCCAAGTGACTACCGAATCCCTGCTACTGTTTTTATCGTTGCGATTTCTCTATTGATCACAGGTTACACCAGTGCAAAACTCGGAAAAGCCCCAACTAAAACAGCTATGATTCGTAACCTCTGTATCGGTCTTTTAACCATGGGAGTTACCTATCTATTAGGTCAATTGTTTAGTATTTAA
- a CDS encoding Tex family protein produces the protein MDKKYEKISQDLGVTLKQIDTVLSLTAEGATIPFIARYRKDMTGSLDEVAIKAIIDLDKSLTALNDRKEAVLAKIKEQGKLTKELEEAILSAEKLADVEELYLPYKEKRRTKATIAREAGLFPLARLILQNVSNLEKEAEAFICEGFETPQEALAGAVDILVEALSEDVHLRSMTYQEVLRRSKITSQVKDESLDEKQVFQIYYDFSETVANMQGYRTLALNRGEKLGILKIGFEHAVDRIQAFFAARFKVKNAYIDEVIQQSVKKKVLPAIERRIRTELTEKAEEGAIQLFSENLRNLLLVAPLKGRVVLGFDPAFRTGAKLAVVDATGKMLTTQVIYPVKPASARQIEEAKRDLADLIGQYGVEIIAIGNGTASRESEAFVAEVLKDFPEVSYVIVNESGASVYSASELARQEFPELTVEKRSAISIARRLQDPLAELVKIDPKSIGVGQYQHDVSQKKLSESLDFVVDTVVNQVGVNINTASPALLSHVAGLNKTISENIVKYREEEGKITSRAQIKKVPRLGAKAFEQAAGFLRIPESSNILDNTGVHPENYAAVKELFKRLDIKELNEEAQAKLKSISIKEMAQELDLGQETLKDIVADLLKPGRDFRDSFDAPVLRQDVLDIKDLKVGQKLEGVVRNVVDFGAFVDIGIHEDGLIHISHMSKKFIKHPSQVVSVGDLVTVWVNKIDVQREKVNLSLLAPDESN, from the coding sequence ATGGATAAAAAATATGAAAAAATTTCCCAAGATTTGGGTGTAACTTTAAAGCAGATTGATACTGTCTTGTCTTTGACAGCAGAAGGAGCAACTATCCCCTTTATCGCCCGTTATCGGAAAGATATGACCGGAAGTCTAGATGAAGTAGCCATTAAGGCTATTATCGACCTCGATAAGAGTTTAACTGCTCTAAATGATCGTAAGGAAGCGGTCTTAGCAAAAATCAAAGAGCAAGGCAAGCTAACAAAGGAATTGGAAGAAGCAATTCTATCAGCTGAAAAACTCGCAGATGTAGAAGAACTCTATCTTCCCTATAAGGAGAAACGTCGGACCAAGGCAACGATTGCTCGTGAGGCAGGACTTTTTCCACTTGCTCGTTTAATTTTACAAAATGTTTCTAACCTAGAAAAAGAAGCAGAAGCATTTATCTGTGAAGGTTTCGAAACTCCTCAAGAAGCTTTGGCTGGGGCTGTAGATATCTTGGTTGAAGCACTATCCGAGGATGTTCATTTGCGTTCAATGACATATCAAGAGGTACTTAGACGCTCTAAGATTACTTCTCAAGTCAAAGATGAGAGTCTTGATGAAAAACAAGTCTTTCAGATTTATTACGATTTCTCAGAAACAGTTGCAAACATGCAAGGTTACCGTACGCTTGCCCTTAATCGTGGTGAAAAGCTAGGCATTTTGAAGATTGGATTTGAGCATGCAGTTGATCGTATCCAAGCCTTCTTTGCTGCTCGTTTCAAGGTTAAGAATGCTTATATTGACGAAGTTATTCAGCAATCTGTTAAGAAAAAAGTATTACCAGCTATTGAGCGTCGTATTCGCACTGAGCTAACAGAAAAGGCAGAAGAAGGAGCTATCCAACTCTTCTCAGAAAACCTTCGTAATCTCCTTCTCGTAGCACCACTAAAAGGGCGCGTGGTTCTTGGATTTGACCCTGCCTTTCGTACAGGGGCTAAGCTTGCTGTTGTAGATGCGACTGGTAAAATGTTGACGACACAAGTCATTTACCCAGTAAAACCAGCTTCAGCTCGTCAGATTGAGGAAGCTAAGCGTGATTTGGCTGATTTGATTGGCCAATACGGTGTTGAAATTATTGCTATCGGAAATGGTACTGCCAGTCGTGAGAGCGAAGCTTTTGTTGCTGAAGTGCTTAAGGATTTTCCAGAAGTTAGTTATGTCATCGTTAATGAGAGCGGTGCGTCTGTCTACTCAGCTAGTGAACTTGCTCGTCAAGAGTTTCCTGAGTTAACCGTTGAAAAACGTTCAGCCATTTCTATCGCTCGTCGCTTGCAAGACCCACTTGCAGAATTGGTTAAAATTGATCCCAAATCTATCGGTGTTGGTCAATACCAGCATGATGTTAGTCAAAAGAAATTGTCTGAAAGTCTGGACTTTGTCGTAGATACAGTCGTTAACCAAGTCGGTGTTAATATTAATACGGCTAGTCCAGCCTTACTTTCACACGTAGCTGGTCTTAACAAAACGATCTCTGAGAATATCGTTAAGTATCGCGAAGAAGAAGGTAAAATCACTTCACGCGCCCAAATTAAGAAAGTTCCTCGTTTAGGTGCTAAAGCTTTTGAGCAGGCTGCAGGTTTCCTCCGTATCCCTGAAAGTAGCAATATCCTTGATAATACAGGTGTTCACCCAGAAAACTATGCTGCTGTTAAGGAACTCTTCAAACGTTTGGACATTAAAGAGTTAAATGAAGAAGCACAAGCCAAACTCAAATCTATTTCAATCAAGGAAATGGCACAAGAGTTAGACCTCGGTCAAGAAACTCTTAAAGATATTGTTGCAGACCTTCTCAAACCAGGACGTGATTTCCGTGATTCTTTTGATGCTCCAGTCCTTCGTCAGGATGTCTTGGATATCAAGGATTTAAAAGTTGGGCAAAAACTTGAAGGAGTTGTTCGCAATGTCGTTGACTTCGGTGCCTTTGTGGACATTGGTATTCATGAGGATGGCCTGATTCATATCTCTCATATGAGCAAGAAATTCATCAAGCATCCGAGTCAAGTCGTTTCAGTTGGTGATTTGGTAACCGTTTGGGTTAATAAAATCGATGTCCAACGTGAAAAAGTAAATCTGTCGCTCCTTGCCCCAGATGAATCTAACTAA
- a CDS encoding O-acetylhomoserine aminocarboxypropyltransferase/cysteine synthase family protein codes for MTREFKFETLQLHAGQVVDATTKSRAVPIYQTTSFVFEDTQEGAELFALQKAGNIYTRITNPTTSAFEERIAALEGGVGALATASGMAAITYTILALAHAGDHVVAASTIYGGTFNLLKETLPRYGITTTFVDIDNLEEVEGAIKDNTKLVLIETLGNPVINIPDIEQIAEIAHKHQIPLVSDNTFATPYLINVFSHGVDIVVHSATKFIGGHGTTIGGVIVDSGKFDWAASGKFPQLVDEDPSYHNISYTRDVGAAAFIVAARVQLLRDMGAALSPFNSFLLLQGLETLSLRVERHVQNAEKIVDFLVNHPKVEKVNYPKLPDSPYHALAEKYLPKGVGSIFTFHVKGGEAEARKVIDSLEIFSDLANVADAKSLVVHPATTTHSQLSDSDLEAAGVTKNQIRLSIGLENVDDLIEDLRLALEKI; via the coding sequence ATGACTCGTGAATTTAAATTTGAAACTCTTCAATTGCATGCAGGGCAAGTGGTAGATGCTACTACCAAGTCTCGTGCTGTCCCTATTTATCAAACAACTTCTTTTGTATTTGAAGATACACAAGAAGGTGCAGAACTTTTTGCCCTTCAAAAAGCTGGAAATATCTATACCCGTATCACTAACCCAACAACTTCAGCCTTTGAAGAGCGCATTGCAGCGCTTGAAGGTGGTGTAGGTGCACTTGCAACTGCGTCAGGTATGGCAGCTATTACCTACACAATTTTAGCTCTAGCTCACGCAGGAGACCACGTCGTTGCAGCGTCAACCATCTATGGTGGTACCTTTAACCTCTTGAAAGAAACACTTCCTCGTTATGGAATCACAACGACATTTGTTGATATTGATAATCTAGAAGAAGTAGAAGGAGCGATTAAAGACAATACTAAACTTGTTTTGATTGAAACCTTGGGTAATCCAGTTATCAATATTCCAGATATCGAACAAATCGCTGAAATTGCTCACAAACACCAGATTCCTTTGGTTTCTGACAATACCTTTGCAACACCTTATCTCATCAACGTCTTCTCACATGGTGTTGATATCGTAGTCCACTCAGCAACTAAGTTTATCGGTGGTCACGGTACTACAATTGGCGGTGTCATCGTTGATAGCGGTAAATTTGACTGGGCTGCTTCAGGGAAATTCCCTCAATTAGTCGATGAGGACCCAAGTTACCATAATATCAGTTATACTCGTGATGTTGGTGCTGCTGCCTTTATCGTCGCTGCTCGCGTTCAGTTACTTCGCGATATGGGAGCTGCCCTATCACCATTTAACTCATTCTTGCTTTTACAAGGTCTTGAAACCCTCTCTCTGCGTGTTGAACGTCATGTTCAAAATGCTGAGAAAATCGTTGATTTCCTTGTAAATCATCCAAAGGTTGAAAAGGTCAACTATCCAAAACTTCCAGATAGTCCTTACCATGCCTTGGCTGAAAAATACTTACCAAAAGGTGTTGGTTCAATCTTTACTTTCCATGTTAAAGGTGGAGAAGCAGAAGCACGTAAGGTGATTGATAGCTTGGAAATCTTTTCAGACCTTGCAAACGTAGCAGATGCCAAATCATTGGTCGTTCATCCAGCAACTACAACTCATTCTCAATTGTCTGACTCTGATCTAGAAGCAGCAGGAGTAACTAAAAATCAAATCCGTCTATCAATTGGACTAGAAAATGTCGATGATTTGATTGAAGATTTGCGTCTTGCACTTGAAAAAATCTAA
- a CDS encoding SPJ_0845 family protein: protein MAVKFTKTDDLDKMFEEFAKLPDLKQVTFPDDKEKKDKAVKKK, encoded by the coding sequence ATGGCTGTTAAATTTACAAAAACTGACGACTTAGATAAGATGTTCGAAGAATTCGCTAAACTACCTGATTTAAAGCAAGTAACATTTCCAGATGACAAAGAAAAGAAAGATAAGGCAGTAAAGAAAAAATAG
- a CDS encoding PspC domain-containing protein, whose protein sequence is MNTKFYKMRRNRMISGVLAGLSDKWDLDVTLVRFIFAIFTIANFGLGIIIYIILAYILPTKEDIEAEMYGTGPRKIKEAEPIKDDEGWFW, encoded by the coding sequence ATGAATACAAAATTTTATAAAATGAGACGAAATCGTATGATATCAGGTGTACTTGCTGGACTCTCTGATAAATGGGATCTTGATGTTACTCTTGTGCGCTTCATTTTTGCGATCTTTACAATCGCAAACTTCGGACTTGGAATCATCATCTACATCATCCTAGCCTATATCTTGCCAACCAAGGAAGATATCGAAGCAGAAATGTACGGAACAGGACCACGCAAAATAAAAGAAGCTGAACCAATCAAAGATGACGAAGGTTGGTTTTGGTAA
- a CDS encoding SprT family protein: protein MNLTNYVRQVSLEDFGKPFKHQAQWNTRLRSTGGRFFPKDGHLDFNPKVYQELGLEVFRKIVRHELCHYHLYYEGKGYKHKDLAFKNLLKEVDGLRFVPPLSSVSQRPVLVYTCQTCSQTYQRKRRMDTKRYRCGLCRGKLILQNTPKD, encoded by the coding sequence ATGAATCTAACTAATTACGTTCGACAAGTTTCTTTAGAAGACTTTGGAAAACCTTTCAAACACCAAGCTCAATGGAATACTCGCCTACGGTCGACAGGTGGTCGCTTCTTTCCAAAGGATGGGCATTTGGATTTTAATCCCAAAGTCTATCAAGAACTTGGTTTAGAGGTTTTTCGGAAAATTGTTCGTCACGAACTCTGTCATTATCATCTATACTATGAGGGCAAGGGCTATAAACATAAAGATTTAGCCTTTAAAAATCTGTTAAAAGAAGTAGATGGGCTCCGCTTTGTTCCTCCCTTATCAAGTGTCAGTCAAAGACCAGTTCTAGTCTATACTTGTCAAACTTGTAGTCAAACTTATCAACGAAAGCGACGAATGGATACCAAACGTTATCGATGCGGCCTTTGTCGTGGCAAACTGATTTTGCAAAATACGCCTAAGGACTGA